From the Pseudomonas monsensis genome, the window CGAGCTTGCTCGCGAATGCGATGGATCTGCTGATGAAGATGCTGCGGATGTACCGCCCCCTTCGCGAGCAAGCTCGCTCCCACAGTTGATCGCCGAACTATTCAGGAAATCACCATGAGCTTTATCACCGACATCAAAACCTTCGCCGCCCTTGGCAGCGGTGTCATCGGCAGCGGCTGGGTTGCGCGCGCCCTCGCCCACGGCCTCGACGTGGTGGCCTGGGACCCGGCGCCTGGCGCTGAAGCCGCACTGCGCAAACGCGTGGCCAATGCCTGGGGCGCGCTGGAGAAAAACGGCCTGGCGCCCGGCGCTTCGCAGGATCGTCTGCGCTTTGTCGCGACCATCGAGGAATGCGTGCGTGATGCCGACTTCATCCAGGAAAGCGCCCCGGAACGTCTGGAACTGAAACTGGAACTGCACAGCAAAATCAGCGCGGCGGCCAAACCCAATGCCTTGATCGGTTCGAGCACTTCCGGCCTGTTGCCGAGCGAGTTCTACGAGAGTTCGACCCATCCTGAGCGCTGCGTGGTCGGCCACCCGTTCAACCCGGTTTACCTGTTGCCGCTGGTGGAAGTGGTCGGCGGCAAGAACACCGCGCCCGAGGCCGTGCAAGCGGCGATGACAGTCTACGAATCCCTCGGCATGCGCCCGCTGCATGTGCGCAAGGAAGTGCCGGGATTCATCGCTGACCGTCTGCTCGAAGCGCTGTGGCGTGAGGCACTGCATCTGGTCAACGATGGCGTGGCGACCACTGGCGAGATCGACGATGCAATCCGATTCGGCGCCGGTCTGCGCTGGTCGTTCATGGGCACCTTCCTGACTTACACCCTGGCGGGCGGTGACGCGGGTATGCGCCACTTCATGTCGCAATTCGGCCCGGCATTGCAGTTGCCGTGGACCTATCTGCCAGCACCGGAGCTGACCGACAAGCTGATCGACGATGTAGTCGATGGCACCAGTGATCAGTTGGGCCGGCACAGCATTTCGGCGCTGGAGCGCTATCGTGATGATTGTCTGCTGGCGGTGCTGGAGGCGGTGAAGAGCACCAAGGAAAAGCATGGGATGAGTTTTAGCGAGTGATGGGGCTGGCATGACATCGCGGCCCTCACCCTAGCCCTCTCCCGGAGGGAGAGGGGACTGACCGAGGTGTTCATGCGAGCTGCACCGACCTGAACTATCGCGCCGAACTCAAATTTTGAAAGCCCCCGGATCTTCTCCCTTTCCCTTGGGGAAGAGGGGACTGACTGCGGTGTTCATGCAAGCTAAGCCGACTTGCACCACCGAGCCGAACTCAAATTTTGAAAGGCCCCAGATCTGCTCCCTTTCCCCTTGGGAAAGAGGGGACTGACCGAGGTGTTTATGCGAGCTGCACCGACCTGAACTATCGAGCCGAACTCAAGTTTGAAAGCCCCCCGATCTGCTCCCTTTCCCCCTCTCCCCCCTGGGGGAGAGGGCTGGGGTGAGGGGGTAGCTCTTGATCTTAACGACTCGCCAACTACCGGAACCCAATCATGCCCACCCTCACCACTTACCAAACCACTATCATCCCCGACTGGGTCGACTACAACGGCCACCTGCGCGACGCCTTCTACCTGCTGATTTTCAGCTACGCGACCGACGCCCTGATGGACCGTTTCGGCATGGACAGCAACAACCGCGAAGCCAGCGGCCATTCACTGTTCACCCTCGAACTGCACCTCAACTACCTGCACGAAGTGAAGCTCGACGCCGAGGTCGAAGTGCGCACGCAAATCATCGGCCATGACAGCAAACGCCTGCACCTTTATCACAGCCTGCACCTGGTTGGCGGCGTCCAGGAACTGGCCGGCAACGAACAGATGCTGCTGCACGTCGACCTCGCTGGCCCGCGCTCGGCACCGTTCACCCCGGACACCCTGAGCCGGCTGCAAGCCATCGTCATCGAACAACAAGACCTGCCCGCTCCCGCTTACATCGGCCGGGTCATCGCCCTGCCATCTGCCCGGTAAATCATCTATCGCAAGGAGCCGCCATGAACACCGCTGCCGCTGTTGCCGACTTCCGTACTTATCCGTTGATCAGCGCGCTCGGTAGCGTGCAGAACCTGGCGGATCGCGTTGCCATCGAATGGGCTGACGGTCGTTTCAGCCCGTTTCATCATGTCTGGTTGCGGGACAACTGCCCCTGCGAGCAGTGCGTCTACAGTGTTACCCGCGAGCAAGTGTTCGAGATCATCGACGCCGCGCCGGACCTCACCCCCGCCAGTACCCACATCGACAGCGACGGCTGCCTGCGCATCGACTGGCAGGACGGCCACCGCAGCCGCTTCGACCCCGGGTGGCTGCGCGCCCACGCCTACGATGACGCGTCCCGGGCCGAACGTCTGGCCGCCAAGCCCAAAGCCTGCCTGTGGCACAGCGATTTGCAGTTGCCGGTGTTCGACTACGCCGCGCTGATGAATGACAACAGCGCCCTGCTGCAATGGTTGATCGCGGTGCGCGACATCGGCCTGACCCAGGTGCGCGGTGTGCCCACCGAACCAGGCTCGCTGAAGCTGATCGCGCAGCGTATTTCGTTCATCCGCGAGAGCAATTTCGGCGTGCTGTTCAACGTGCAATCCAAGGCCGATGCCGACAGCAACGCCTACACCGCTTTCAACCTGCCATTGCACACGGACTTGCCGACTCGCGAGCTGCAACCGGGGCTGCAGTTTCTGCATTGCCTGGTGAATGACGCCGCGGGTGGCGAGAGTATTTTTGTCGATGGTTTTGCGATTGCCGACGCCTTGCGTCAGGAAGCGCCGCAGCTGTTTCACGCGCTGTGCGAAATCCCCGTGGAATTCCGCAACAAGGATCGCCACAGCGACTATCGCTGCCTGGCGCCGATCATTGCTCTGGATGCGTTGGGGCGGGTTGCGGAGATTCGCATGGCGAACTTTCTGCGCGGGGCATTCGATACATCGGTGGAGCAGATGCCGCTGCTGTATCGCGCCTATCGACGCTTGATCGCGATGACCCGCGAGCCACGGTTTCGGCTGATGCAGCGGCTTAATCCAGGGGAGCTGTGGTGCTTCGATAACCGCCGCACGCTGCATGCGCGCAATGCGTTTGACCCGGCCACCGGGGCGCGGCATTTCCAGGGTTGCTATGTCGATCGGGATGAGTTGTTGTCGCGCATTCTGGTGTTGCAAAGGTAAACCGCGTCATCGTTCATCGCGGGCAAGCCCGCTCCCACAGGGCCGGCGCCGACAACAGACAAGTGACAAGGCCCAAAACCTGTGGGAGCTGGCTTGCCAGCGATGGCGTCAGCAAAAACAACGCGAACATCTCTGATTCACAGACCAAAAAAAGCCCCGATACAAGCCGTGACAGGATCGGGGCAGAGGGTACTGTTGAGGAGCTGCCAGCCGAGGGTGACCAAACCGTCTGTAGCGAGCTTGCGCCAGTGTGCCCACTCCCCTTGGCACTGAGTTAGCCGAAAACGACCTGTTCATAGCCGTCGCAGCCACTGCGACAAATCGCCCTTGCCGTGCTCCGGCATGGCTACCAGAATCGAGCCACGACCTCCGTTACCGAAGAAGGATGCGCGTCATGATGTATGCCGATTTGATTGATCAGGAAGACTTGCTGGGCCAGCTCAAGGCGTTGGGTATTCAAGTACCCAGTGGCACTACCGCCGAGCGGGCTTGCGAGTGCGCGGTGCGTGGTCTGGATAACGTTCGCGCCTCTGAACTGCGCAAGATGGTCAAGGACATGTACACCAGCGGCGCCAGTATCCAGCCTGCGGTGCGCCAGGCAATCGACAAGCAGTTGTTGCCGGCATTGGCGGATTACCAGCAAAGCCATAGCGCCTGACAGGCCGCCATCGCTGGCAAGCCAGCTCCCACAGGGCTGTTCGGTGTGATCAAGATATCTGTATCACCAAAGAACCTGTGGGAGCTGGCTTGCCAGCGATAGGGGCGACCCGGTCTACAGCCTCACACTGGCAAATGTCGACTCATTACGCGCCTGACTCAACGCCGACATCGGCCCCGACAGCGGCGACATCACGATCGCCTGCGGCAGCGGCATCATCGCCACTTGCTGGGTGGTGTTGGAGCCTACGCGTTCGTCACGCGGCGGAATGCCGAAGTATTCGCGGTAGCACTTGGAGAAGTGCGGCGTCGACACGAAACCACACACCGAAGCCACTTCGATGATCGACATCGGCGTCTGCTTGAGCAACTGCCGCGCGCGGATCAGGCGCAGCTTGAGGTAGTAGCGCGACGGCGAGCAGTGCAGGTATTTCTGGAACAGGCGCTCCAGCTGTCGACGCGACACGGCGACATACACCGCCAGTTCGTCGAGGTCGATCGGCTCTTCCAGATTGGCTTCCATCAGCGCGACGATTTCCTGCAGCTTCGGCTGGTTGGTGCCGAGCATGTGCTTGAGCGGCACACGCTGGTGATCCTGTTCGTTGCGGATGCGTTCGTAGACAAACATTTCCGAGATCGCGGCGGACAGCTCACGGCCGTGATCGCGGCTGATCAGGTGCAACATCATGTCCAGTGGCGCAGTACCGCCAGAGCTGGTGAAGCGGTTACGGTCGAGGGTGAACAAGCGAGTGCTCATCGCCACGCGCGGGAAAGCTTCCTGCATCGCCGCCAGACATTCCCAGTGCACGCTGCAATCAAAACCGTCGAGGAGGCCGGCGCAGGCCAGAGCCCAACTGCCGGTGCACACCGCGCCGAGACGCTTGGACTGGCGCGCCTGGCTTTGCAACCACGACACATGCTCACGGGTCACGGTGCGTTGAATGCCGATCCCGCCGCAGACAATCACGGTGTCCAGCGGTGGCGCTTTGTGCATGGAGGCATCGGGGGTGATTTGCAGACCGTCACTGGCCCACACCTGACCACCATCGACGGTGAGGGTGCTCCAGCGATACAGCTCGCGACCGGACAATTGGTTGGCCATGCGTAGCGGCTCTACCGCAGAGGCCAGGGAAATCAGCGTGAAATTGTCCAGCAGCAGAAAGCCGATGGATTGAGGCGCACGGTTCTGGGGTTGAGCCCCGGAGTTGAACGACGTCATCGCGGTATCTCCTCACACAAAGCGGGTGATGGCCTCAGGCGGAGGCTCTTGTTATTGCCAGCGTTCTCGCGTGGGAGACGGGCTTTGTTATGACAGAGCAATTGCCATGCCTAAAATTGAATGGCTGTTCAATAACTCCTGAAAACGACGTCGCGACGTGTCTATTCAAGACGTCCGACGAAAGGTGTTTTGAAGTGCCATTAGTGTCGCTGAGCGCCCTGCCCCGAGGCGTGTGAGCAAATCGGTAGCACTTGTGGGAACGGGCCTGCGCGCAGTTTGCGGTGAGTGTCACCGCAGGCACGGGTGACGGACGGTAGGTGGTGCAAAAGGCGCACTGTGGCTGGGAAAGACTCTTATCTGATTGCGACGCGCTAAAAGGTGGCGCCTGCGGTTATGTGTGTTCCGTTAGCGAGCAGTTTTGACTGGTCTGACGCCTTCGCGAGCAAGCTCGCTCCCACATTTGGAATGCGTTCACCTGTGGGAGCGAGCTTGCTCCCACATTTGGAATGCGTTCTCCTGTGGGAGCGAGCTTGCTCCCACATTTGGAATGCGTTCTCCTGTGGGAGCGAGCTTGCTCCCACATTTGGAATGCGTTCTCCTGTGGGAGCGAGCTTGCTCGCGAAGAATTCACCTCGGTGGCGCTGACTTAGCACTCAACCGCGCTGACCGCCAGCCCACCCCGCGACGTCTCTTTATATTTGTCATGCATGTCGGCACCGGTATCACGCATGGTGCGGATC encodes:
- a CDS encoding gamma-butyrobetaine dioxygenase, translated to MNTAAAVADFRTYPLISALGSVQNLADRVAIEWADGRFSPFHHVWLRDNCPCEQCVYSVTREQVFEIIDAAPDLTPASTHIDSDGCLRIDWQDGHRSRFDPGWLRAHAYDDASRAERLAAKPKACLWHSDLQLPVFDYAALMNDNSALLQWLIAVRDIGLTQVRGVPTEPGSLKLIAQRISFIRESNFGVLFNVQSKADADSNAYTAFNLPLHTDLPTRELQPGLQFLHCLVNDAAGGESIFVDGFAIADALRQEAPQLFHALCEIPVEFRNKDRHSDYRCLAPIIALDALGRVAEIRMANFLRGAFDTSVEQMPLLYRAYRRLIAMTREPRFRLMQRLNPGELWCFDNRRTLHARNAFDPATGARHFQGCYVDRDELLSRILVLQR
- a CDS encoding GlxA family transcriptional regulator encodes the protein MTSFNSGAQPQNRAPQSIGFLLLDNFTLISLASAVEPLRMANQLSGRELYRWSTLTVDGGQVWASDGLQITPDASMHKAPPLDTVIVCGGIGIQRTVTREHVSWLQSQARQSKRLGAVCTGSWALACAGLLDGFDCSVHWECLAAMQEAFPRVAMSTRLFTLDRNRFTSSGGTAPLDMMLHLISRDHGRELSAAISEMFVYERIRNEQDHQRVPLKHMLGTNQPKLQEIVALMEANLEEPIDLDELAVYVAVSRRQLERLFQKYLHCSPSRYYLKLRLIRARQLLKQTPMSIIEVASVCGFVSTPHFSKCYREYFGIPPRDERVGSNTTQQVAMMPLPQAIVMSPLSGPMSALSQARNESTFASVRL
- a CDS encoding thioesterase family protein; translation: MPTLTTYQTTIIPDWVDYNGHLRDAFYLLIFSYATDALMDRFGMDSNNREASGHSLFTLELHLNYLHEVKLDAEVEVRTQIIGHDSKRLHLYHSLHLVGGVQELAGNEQMLLHVDLAGPRSAPFTPDTLSRLQAIVIEQQDLPAPAYIGRVIALPSAR
- a CDS encoding L-carnitine dehydrogenase codes for the protein MSFITDIKTFAALGSGVIGSGWVARALAHGLDVVAWDPAPGAEAALRKRVANAWGALEKNGLAPGASQDRLRFVATIEECVRDADFIQESAPERLELKLELHSKISAAAKPNALIGSSTSGLLPSEFYESSTHPERCVVGHPFNPVYLLPLVEVVGGKNTAPEAVQAAMTVYESLGMRPLHVRKEVPGFIADRLLEALWREALHLVNDGVATTGEIDDAIRFGAGLRWSFMGTFLTYTLAGGDAGMRHFMSQFGPALQLPWTYLPAPELTDKLIDDVVDGTSDQLGRHSISALERYRDDCLLAVLEAVKSTKEKHGMSFSE